One part of the Armatimonadota bacterium genome encodes these proteins:
- a CDS encoding GNAT family N-acetyltransferase — protein sequence MKEADFYKNLPRLETERLVIRKYTLEDIDDYYGFASDPEVTKFLRWGPHPNWSYTSEYIQGVLDSYSDGKDTPWGIEHKAEKKIIGSIHIMQLDLYHKKAQIGFVLARTYWGNGYMVEAVNTVFEYCFTKLQLNRIEGLCIPENNAGVRVMQKTGMKLEGLLRQCQYQKSEFRDFQIFAILRSDYKALSA from the coding sequence ATGAAAGAAGCTGACTTTTATAAAAACCTGCCGCGATTGGAGACAGAGCGTTTAGTCATCAGAAAATACACTCTGGAAGACATAGATGATTATTACGGCTTTGCATCTGACCCGGAGGTCACCAAATTTCTGCGTTGGGGACCGCATCCGAACTGGAGCTACACCTCAGAATATATTCAGGGAGTGCTTGATAGCTATTCCGACGGTAAAGACACCCCATGGGGAATAGAGCACAAGGCTGAAAAGAAGATCATAGGAAGCATACATATCATGCAGCTTGATCTATATCACAAAAAGGCCCAGATCGGCTTTGTACTTGCAAGAACTTACTGGGGCAATGGATATATGGTGGAGGCTGTCAATACAGTTTTCGAGTATTGCTTTACCAAGCTGCAGCTTAATCGGATAGAAGGACTGTGCATCCCTGAAAATAACGCTGGCGTAAGGGTTATGCAAAAAACTGGTATGAAGCTTGAAGGGCTTCTCAGACAGTGCCAATATCAAAAATCAGAATTCAGAGACTTTCAGATATTTGCAATACTAAGATCAGATTATAAAGCTCTTTCGGCATAA
- a CDS encoding XTP/dITP diphosphatase, which yields MRKLVIATKNPGKAREMAEILTDMPYEVVSLSDYPDAPEVEETGSTFAENAVIKARAYAEYTGELTLADDSGLEVDALDGAPGVFSSRFAPTDAMRISKLLDLMKDVPCDKRTARFRCAVAIADPNGDVKTCEGKVEGTIAYAPRGSGGFGYDPVFIVTELGKHMAELGSDEKNAISHRGRALGEAKKLLAQ from the coding sequence GTGAGAAAGCTCGTCATCGCAACCAAGAACCCCGGCAAAGCCAGGGAGATGGCCGAGATTTTGACAGATATGCCCTATGAGGTCGTCTCGCTTTCGGACTATCCTGATGCGCCCGAGGTCGAAGAGACAGGCTCTACATTTGCCGAAAATGCCGTCATCAAGGCTAGGGCTTACGCCGAGTATACGGGCGAGCTTACTTTGGCGGACGATTCCGGTCTGGAAGTGGACGCGCTCGATGGCGCTCCGGGTGTGTTTTCAAGCCGGTTTGCTCCGACCGATGCCATGCGCATCTCCAAACTCCTCGACCTTATGAAAGATGTGCCGTGCGACAAGCGCACCGCGCGCTTCAGATGTGCAGTTGCGATTGCTGATCCTAATGGTGATGTGAAGACCTGCGAAGGGAAAGTGGAGGGGACAATAGCTTATGCCCCACGCGGCTCAGGCGGGTTCGGCTATGATCCCGTATTTATAGTGACTGAGCTTGGCAAACACATGGCCGAGCTTGGCTCTGACGAGAAGAATGCGATCTCTCACAGAGGCAGGGCGCTTGGCGAGGCTAAAAAATTGCTGGCGCAGTAG
- the rph gene encoding ribonuclease PH, which produces MIRLDGRSADQHRPVKITRNFNKYAEGSCLIEMGDTKVICTASIEEKVPPFLKNSGQGWVTAEYGMLPRSCETRTQRDIIKGQINGRSQEIQRLVGRSIRSVADMTAFGERTVWLDCDVIQADGGTRTASITGAFIAFLDACAVMKKENICKKLPYTDLMAAISVGVVMNEELLDLNYKEDSNASVDMNVVMTASGRIIEIQSTAEGAPFTRNRFNNLLDLATKGTGELTKLIKETMADIL; this is translated from the coding sequence ATGATTCGACTAGACGGCCGCTCTGCCGACCAGCACAGACCGGTTAAGATAACCCGCAACTTCAACAAATATGCCGAGGGAAGCTGCCTCATAGAGATGGGTGACACAAAAGTCATCTGCACAGCTTCAATCGAAGAGAAAGTCCCTCCGTTTCTCAAGAACTCTGGTCAGGGGTGGGTGACTGCCGAGTACGGCATGCTTCCGCGTTCGTGCGAGACCAGGACCCAGCGCGATATTATCAAAGGCCAAATTAATGGCCGTTCTCAAGAGATCCAGAGGCTTGTCGGGCGGTCTATAAGATCGGTTGCCGATATGACCGCGTTCGGTGAGAGGACAGTCTGGCTCGACTGCGATGTAATTCAGGCCGACGGCGGCACACGGACGGCGTCCATTACCGGCGCATTCATCGCATTTTTAGATGCCTGCGCGGTCATGAAGAAAGAAAATATCTGCAAGAAATTGCCTTACACCGATCTTATGGCCGCTATCAGCGTAGGGGTCGTTATGAATGAGGAACTGCTTGACCTCAACTATAAAGAAGACTCCAATGCCTCGGTAGATATGAACGTAGTTATGACCGCATCAGGTCGAATAATCGAGATTCAGTCCACTGCCGAGGGCGCGCCGTTCACCCGCAATCGCTTCAACAACCTTCTTGACCTCGCGACGAAGGGCACCGGCGAACTCACAAAACTCATCAAAGAGACGATGGCCGATATCCTGTGA